The sequence below is a genomic window from Thioclava nitratireducens.
ATACTCTGCGCGAGGCGGGCCGGACGGTCGAGGTGATCGTCAGTCGCGGCGAGCCGAGCTATCCGGATCTATGTGATGCGCTCGGTCGGTTGCGCGAGATGCGCCCCGATTGTGTCGTTGCGGTCGGGGGCGGCGCGGTGCTTGATCTGGGCAAGGCTTTGGCGGCTCTGATCCCCGCTGCGAGCGATCCGATCGTGCATTTTGAATTGGTCGGGGAGGGGCGCCCGCTAAGCGCGCCGCCGCTGCCGTTTGTCGCGATCCCTACTACCGCCGGCACCGGAGCGGAAGCCACCCGCAATGCGGTGATCCAGTTCCCCGAACACCGCCGCAAGGTCAGCCTGCGCGACGATCGGATGATGGCCTCGCTCGCGATCGTCGATCCGGCGCTGACCGATCGCTGCCCGCGTGCGGTCACGCTGGCCTCGGGGCTGGACGCGCTGACGCAGGTGATCGAGCCTTATCTCTGCAGTCGTGCGAATATTCTGACCGACGCGCTTTGCCGCGATGCGATCCCGCGCGCGATCCATGCGCTGGTCCAGCTGATGGCGCGGGAGAGCACGGATGCACGAGACGACATGGCGCGGGTGAGCCTGTTTGGCGGCGTCGCTCTGGGCAATGCGGGCCTCGGCGCGGTGCATGGTTTCGCGGGCGTGATCGGTGGTCGGAGCGGTGCGGCCCATGGGGCGATCTGCGGACGGCTTCTGCCCGGAGTGCTTCAGGCGAACCGTGCCGCCGTGGCGGGCGATTCCGCGATGTCCGCGCGATTCCACGAGGTGACGGGCTGGCTGGGCGAGGGGCTGGCGGTTGCGCCGGCTGACGCTTTCACGGCGCTGGAGCGGCAGATCGACGAATGGGGGTTGCCCCGGCTTGGCGCGATGGGTGTCGATCCGGATGAGATCGAGGAGACCGCGCGGCTGTCGCGGTCCAGCTCCTCCATGGCCGCGAATCCCGTGCCGCTGAGCGAATATGTCCTGAGCGACATTCTGCGCGCCGCATTCTGAGCTTCAGGTGCGAATGACAAATCCCCGTGCGATGTGATTACGCACGAACCAGATCATCGCGACACCCGGGATCAGCGAGACAACGGTCATCGCCATCACCAGCCCGATATCCGTTTGAAAGCCGAACAGCGCGCTGATCGCCATGGTGATCGGCTTGCCCTCAGTGACCGTCAGAATGCGCGCGAAGACTACCTCCACCCAAGAGAAGATGAAGCAGAAGAAGACGGTCACGCCGATCCCCGGCGCGATCACCGGGATCAGCTTTCCGACGAAGAAATGGCCGAAGGAATGGCCGTCGAGAAAACAGGTCTCGTCGAATTCGCGCGGCACGGCGGCGATGAAGCTCTCGAGGATCCAGATCGCGATCGGCAGGTTGAACACGCAATGCACCAGCGCGATCCCGACCGGGCTGTTCACCAGTCCGACATGGGCGAAGAGAATGAATATCGGCAGCGACAGCACGACGGGCGGCGTCAGGCGAAAGGCGATCAGCGCGAAGAGAATGTGGCGATCGCCGGTAAAGCGGAAGCGCGCAATCGCGTAAGCTGCGGGCAGTCCGGCGGCGAGGCAGAGCGCCACGTTGAGCAGAACATAGACAAGCGAGTTCCAGATTGCATCGCGCAGGTCGGGGCGTGCGAAGACGGTGGCATAGTTGATCAGCGTCGCCTGTCCCTCGCGATATCCCTCGCGCGGCAGCGTCAGCGTGAAGCTCAACAGCACCGTTTGGACGAAGGGCAGCAGGATGAAGAGGGCCAGAGCTGCGAAGGCGAGGCCGAGCAGAATTGATGGGCGCATTCGCGTCATCTTCATCGGGTCGTCTCCGGCGAGGTGTCGCGCCCGGCGCGTATGCGGATGAACGCCCATGCGACGCTCAGCACGATCAGGAAATCGAGCATCGCACGCGCGGCGGCACGGCCATAGGTGAAGCTGCGAATGTCCTCTCCCAGTTCGAGCGAGATGAAAGTCGTCGCACCCTGCGGCCCGCCCGCGTTAATCGTGAAAGCCTCGGTGTAGATCATGAAGCTGTCCACGAAGCGCAGAAGCAGCACGATCGAGAGCGCCCCGGCGATGCGCGGCAATTCGATATGGCGGAATACCGCGAGCCGTGAGGCTCCGTCGATCGCCGCCGCCTGGCGATAGGAGGCCGGGATCGCCGACAGCGACGCATAGGAGAGGATCACGACGAGGCCCAGCCAGTGCCACGTATCCGCCGCGACGATCAGGATCCAGGTATGCAGCGCGGTGAACTTGTAGTCGAAGCCAATACCCGCTGCGGCGATCGCCTTGCCGAGAAGCCCGACCTGCGGATCGATCAGCGTGAGCCACATGCCCGCGATCATGTTCCACGGAACAACGAGGGGCAGGGCGAGCATCATCAACACCGGCACCGCCCAGCGACCGATCCGCAGCATCAAGAGAGCGATCCAGATCCCCAGCGGCACCTGAATCGACAACACGATGGCCGAAAACAATGCGCTTCGCCCGAGGCTCGCCCAAAAGCTCGGATCGCGGATGATCTCGAGATACCATTGCGGCCCGACCCAAAGTGCCGTGTCGAGGGTGAAGATGTCGTGGAAAGAATAGTTGAACACCGCGACCAGAGGCAGGACAGCGACAAACCCCAATATGAGAAGCGCAGGCAACAACAGCAGCCACGCGCGGTTCGAATGCGGCTTGATCATCCCTATTCCCTCCCCGGAAGCAGCAAACTTCGCGCGTAAAGCGAACGGGTTGGTCGCATAAATGTCAAGGAAACTAAAGATTTAAGGCGCGGGATGGGGCGACCGTGGCTGCCATCTCGGCGACGCTTGTGCCGGGGGAGGGGCTTTTGCTGTCGGTGCGACTAAGGAAGGGGCGCGCATGGCCCGCGATCGGCTAGAGCAGATGGCGCGCGTCGCAAACGTGGCGGAAGAGTTCGGCCGCTTCGCTCCGATCTTCGAGCGCGAGCTGTTCGAAATGGGATATTGGCCGCTTGAACAGGCAAAGCTGAAGACTAAAGAAGAAGCGTGAGCACTTCAGCACGCGGCTATAATCGTCAAAGCGGCGAACTGCTCGCCATAGTGCGCTCTCTTTCTGGCTTCGTGAGCGGTTTCGACCGTGCAGCAGCGATTGCATCCCGAATGGCATCTGCGAGAGGCGGGGCGACCTCCGGTGAAATCGAGAACATTCCGTCCTCGCAGCGGTGCGCCCATCCCTTCTTCTGCAAGGTCAGCACTTTGCGTCGCACAGTTCCCCTTTGTCTCCCATGATATTCCGCGTTCGATCGTACGATAATGACGTATCGGGATCGCTGGTCATGAGCGTGCGTTGCGAGATGCGATCCTCATGGCTGCCCGATTTCGTTCATTTCGTTGGTGACTCGGTTTGGTTTGCGGGGTGCCCTTGGGGCATGCCTGGCAGGAGGTTTCGCGTGGGTGGGTGATTTGCGCAAGATTCTTCCCTGCGCTGGTTTGGCGTGAGTTGGGTGCATTTGCGGTGGTGTGCAAAGTTGAGCGATTTCAGTGTGTTGAGTGATTTGTCGGAGAAAAGCGAAAGTTTTTTGAAAAAGGCACTTGCGACTCCCCGGTGTGATCCGTAAATACCGCCTCACCGAAGCGGAACACACCGCAACGGGGCGCCGGAAAGGCTCGCAAGGGACTGACGGCGAAGGAAATTTTGGAGATACGGTTGGCAGGTAGCGCCCCAAGGGATTGAGGCGATGCCGGTTGATTTTGTCTCCGCGCTCTTTGACATTGATAGATATCTGAAGAGATATGCGGGCGGTTTGGTCGATGATCGATGCGGACCGGAGCATATCGGCTCTCTAGCTTAGGCGATGATGAGAGTGTCAGCTTCACTGTTTGGCGGCTCTGGTAATACTGGAGACGACAAGCAGATGTGACGATCCCCTTCCTGGGGGATCGCAGATATGTGCAAGGTTCGACGTCAAGGTTAGCGGTTTATACCGCTTTCAACTTGAGAGTTTGATCCTGGCTCAGAACGAACGCTGGCGGCAGGCCTAACACATGCAAGTCGAGCGAGATCTTCGGATCTAGCGGCGGACGGGTGAGTAACGCGTGGGGATGTGCCCTTTGCTACGGAATAGTCCCGGGAAACTGGGTTTAATACCGTATGTGCCCTTCGGGGGAAAGATTTATCGGCAAAGGATCAACCCGCGTTGGATTAGGTAGTTGGTGGGGTAATGGCCTACCAAGCCGACGATCCATAGCTGGTTTGAGAGGATGATCAGCCACACTGGGACTGAGACACGGCCCAGACTCCTACGGGAGGCAGCAGTGGGGAATCTTAGACAATGGGGGAAACCCTGATCTAGCCATGCCGCGTGAGCGATGAAGGCCTTAGGGTTGTAAAGCTCTTTCAGCTGGGAAGATAATGACGGTACCAGCAGAAGAAGCCCCGGCTAACTCCGTGCCAGCAGCCGCGGTAATACGGAGGGGGCTAGCGTTGTTCGGAATTACTGGGCGTAAAGCGCACGTAGGCGGACTATTAAGTCAGGGGTGAAATCCCGGGGCTCAACCCCGGAACTGCCTCTGATACTGGTAGTCTTGAGTTCGAGAGAGGTGAGTGGAATTCCGAGTGTAGAGGTGAAATTCGTAGATATTCGGAGGAACACCAGTGGCGAAGGCGGCTCACTGGCTCGATACTGACGCTGAGGTGCGAAAGCGTGGGGAGCAAACAGGATTAGATACCCTGGTAGTCCACGCCGTAAACGATGAATGCCAGTCGTCGGGTTGCATGCAATTCGGTGACACACCTAACGGATTAAGCATTCCGCCTGGGGAGTACGGTCGCAAGATTAAAACTCAAAGGAATTGACGGGGGCCCGCACAAGCGGTGGAGCATGTGGTTTAATTCGAAGCAACGCGCAGAACCTTACCAACCCTTGACATCCTGATCGCGGTTACCAGAGATGGTTTCCTTCAGTTCGGCTGGATCAGTGACAGGTGCTGCATGGCTGTCGTCAGCTCGTGTCGTGAGATGTTCGGTTAAGTCCGGCAACGAGCGCAACCCACGTCCTTAGTTGCCATCATTCAGTTGGGCACTCTAGGGAAACTGCCGATGATAAGTCGGAGGAAGGTGTGGATGACGTCAAGTCCTCATGGCCCTTACGGGTTGGGCTACACACGTGCTACAATGGCAGTGACAATGGGTTAATCCCAAAAAACTGTCTCAGTTCGGATTGGGGTCTGCAACTCGACCCCATGAAGTCGGAATCGCTAGTAATCGCGTAACAGCATGACGCGGTGAATACGTTCCCGGGCCTTGTACACACCGCCCGTCACACCATGGGAGTTGGTTCTACCCGAAGATGGTGCGCCAACCTGTTCGCAGGGGGCAGCTAGCCACGGTAGGATCAGCGACTGGGGTGAAGTCGTAACAAGGTAGCCGTAGGGGAACCTGCGGCTGGATCACCTCCTTTCTAAGGATGTTCCTAGCAGATCAGCTTGCTGATCTCGTGGAACACTTAGCAGTCGCCAATCAACGGCGACATATAACGGCCAGGCCGTCCTCATATCTCTTCAGAATTGGTCAAAGGGATGCGCGCCATCCGGAGCGCGATCGCTCTGATGGGCTGGCCAAATCCTTTAGCGGGGCCTTAGCTCAGCTGGGAGAGCGCCTGATTTGCATTCAGGAGGTCATCGGTTCGATCCCGATAGGCTCCACCATTGCCCGTCGGCCGCGGCCGACAGCCATGCGAATGGGTCGGTAGCTCAGGTGGTTAGAGCGCACGCCTGATAAGCGTGAGGTCGGAGGTTCAAGTCCTCCTCGACCCACCATTCCTCGGTTAGATCGTTAAGCACTGTGTTGCAGTGTTTAACCGTCCAACCGGACGACAATTTGACATCGTTTAGAGAGATGAAAACATCAGCGTCACAGGCGCCTCGTGTGAGAGGTGCACGCAGCTGCAAGCTGCAGGATGTGACGTTGTTCAAGTCAAGTACACTAACCAACGTGGGACTTCGGTCCCACGACGCGACATTCTTCGGAATGTTGCGGGTAAGTATGCATGCTTTTGACCGGAAGAGGTCTTGCTTCTTCCGGATCAAATCAAGCGCGAGAAGGGCGTTTGGTGGATGCCTTGGCAGTAAGAGGCGATGAAGGACGTGATACTCTGCGATAAGTCCTGGGGAGCTGAGAATAAGCTTTGATCCAGGAATTTCCGAATGGGGAAACCCACCTGATGGTTCGTTGTTGTTACTTCGGTACTCAACAGCGCTCCAAAACAGGTACTTTTAACCTGAATACATAGGGTTATAAGAGCGAACCCGGGGAACTGAAACATCTAAGTACCCGGAGGAAAGGAAATCAACAGATACTCCGCTAGTAGTGGCGAGCGAACGCGGACCAGCCGAGCCATGAGAATGACCAGAATGATCTGGAAAGATCAGCCAGAGCGGGTGACAGCCCCGTATGGGAAGTTCAATTGGACGTATTAAGTAGGGCGGGACACGTGTAATCCTGTCTGAAGATCGGGGGACCACCCTCGAAGGCTAAGTACTCCTTACTGACCGATAGCGAACCAGTACCGTGAGGGAAAGGTGAAAAGCACCCCGACGAGGGGAGTGAAACAGTTTCTGAAACCGGACGCCTACAAGCAGTCGGAGGAGCCTCGAGCTCTGACGGCGTACCTTTTGTATAATGGGTCAACGACTTGGTCTATCGAGCAAGCTTAAGCCGTTAGGTGTAGGCGTAGCGAAAGCGAGTCTTAACAGGGCGAATTTAGTTCGATGGATCAGACCCGAAACCAGATGATCTAGCCATGTGCAGGCTGAAGGTGAGGTAACACTCACTGGAGGGCCGAACCGACACCCGTTGAAAAGGGTCCGGATGACGTGTGGCTAGGGGTGAAAGGCCAATCAAATCTGGAGATAGCTGGTTCTCCGCGAAAGCTATTTAGGTAGCGCGTCGATTGTATTCTCCCGGGGGTAGAGCACTGCATGGATGATGGGGGCCCACAGCCTTACTGAGTCTAAGCAAACTCCGAATACCGGGAAGAACTGATCGGCAGACACACGGCGGGTGCTAACGTCCGTCGTGGAGAGGGAAACAACCCTGACCAACAGCTAAGGCCCCCAATTCATGGCTAAGTGGGAAAGCATGTGAGACTTCCAAAACAACCAGGAGGTTGGCTT
It includes:
- a CDS encoding iron-containing alcohol dehydrogenase, with product MMDFALRFPGRILFGRDERHAGAELIASYGARVALVRGRSVGWADTLEDTLREAGRTVEVIVSRGEPSYPDLCDALGRLREMRPDCVVAVGGGAVLDLGKALAALIPAASDPIVHFELVGEGRPLSAPPLPFVAIPTTAGTGAEATRNAVIQFPEHRRKVSLRDDRMMASLAIVDPALTDRCPRAVTLASGLDALTQVIEPYLCSRANILTDALCRDAIPRAIHALVQLMARESTDARDDMARVSLFGGVALGNAGLGAVHGFAGVIGGRSGAAHGAICGRLLPGVLQANRAAVAGDSAMSARFHEVTGWLGEGLAVAPADAFTALERQIDEWGLPRLGAMGVDPDEIEETARLSRSSSSMAANPVPLSEYVLSDILRAAF
- a CDS encoding carbohydrate ABC transporter permease, whose protein sequence is MKMTRMRPSILLGLAFAALALFILLPFVQTVLLSFTLTLPREGYREGQATLINYATVFARPDLRDAIWNSLVYVLLNVALCLAAGLPAAYAIARFRFTGDRHILFALIAFRLTPPVVLSLPIFILFAHVGLVNSPVGIALVHCVFNLPIAIWILESFIAAVPREFDETCFLDGHSFGHFFVGKLIPVIAPGIGVTVFFCFIFSWVEVVFARILTVTEGKPITMAISALFGFQTDIGLVMAMTVVSLIPGVAMIWFVRNHIARGFVIRT
- a CDS encoding carbohydrate ABC transporter permease — translated: MIKPHSNRAWLLLLPALLILGFVAVLPLVAVFNYSFHDIFTLDTALWVGPQWYLEIIRDPSFWASLGRSALFSAIVLSIQVPLGIWIALLMLRIGRWAVPVLMMLALPLVVPWNMIAGMWLTLIDPQVGLLGKAIAAAGIGFDYKFTALHTWILIVAADTWHWLGLVVILSYASLSAIPASYRQAAAIDGASRLAVFRHIELPRIAGALSIVLLLRFVDSFMIYTEAFTINAGGPQGATTFISLELGEDIRSFTYGRAAARAMLDFLIVLSVAWAFIRIRAGRDTSPETTR